A genomic region of Eucalyptus grandis isolate ANBG69807.140 chromosome 5, ASM1654582v1, whole genome shotgun sequence contains the following coding sequences:
- the LOC120285851 gene encoding transcription factor bHLH162-like → MHSDFSVTNAALISVFSNSRRGMMESKPGSSRHDRKTRERNRRNQMKALFSELHSLVPPWSPTESTLSLSDQLSEAANYIKSLKVKVEEMREQKQNLLEVEKINTTMNNGPMIKFKSPEIRIWNTGSILEVVLVTGLDDQFMFNETAQVIHEEGADIVNASFSYVGDAMLHTFHAKVGEGDSPDERISERLRKIVNDMLMEFHP, encoded by the exons ATGCACTCAGATTTCTCGGTAACAAATGCTGCTCTGATCTCGGTGTTCAGTAATTCAAGGCGTGGCATGATGGAGAGCAAGCCCGGTTCATCCAGACACGACCgcaaaacgagagagagaaacaggagAAATCAAATGAAGGCCCTCTTCTCCGAGCTGCACTCCCTTGTTCCTCCATGGAGTCCtacg GAATCAACATTGTCATTGTCCGATCAATTAAGTGAAGCGGCCAATTACATAAAGAGCTTAAAAGTGAAGGTGGAGGAAATGAGGGAGCAGAAACAGAACTTGTTAGAAGTAGAAAAGATCAACACGACCATGAACAATGGACCGATGATTAAATTCAAGTCGCCGGAGATCAGAATTTGGAACACTGGGTCAATTTTGGAGGTTGTCCTTGTTACTGGATTGGATGACCAATTCATGTTCAATGAGACTGCTCAGGTGATTCATGAAGAAGGAGCTGATATTGTCAATGCCAGTTTCTCTTATGTTGGTGATGCAATGCTTCACACCTTTCATGCCAAG GTTGGCGAAGGCGATTCTCCAGACGAGAGAATATCTGAGAGGCTACGGAAGATTGTCAATGATATGCTGATGGAGTTTCATCCTTAA